From the Candidatus Poribacteria bacterium genome, the window ATAGTAGTTGGCAGTTAGCAATTGATTAAGGATTGTCAGAATCAGGATTTTTAGGATTAGGAACTGCCATGCGCAAACTAAAAGTTTACGCTACAATCAGAAACCTTTTATCGAACTTACGTTATATCCCATTTGATACAATTTGCTCCGAAACACTAAAGCGTGATATACTTTAATCTGGAAATACTTCAAATGAATCCTCGAAAGGAAACAATCTCTGTCTCTATGAATATCAAATCTCACACCTACGCAGCTTTAATAACGCTCACTATCGCAATATGTCTCGCAACCGGCTGTGAAAAAATCCCGACACAGGTTATTACCGCAGAGCCTGCAGACAAAATCGCAGTCGCTACTCTCACACACACAGACGGAAGCGGTATCACTGGCACTGCTACCTTCACGGAAGTAGACGCAGGGATCCACGTCGTCATCGAAGTCCAGAACGCTACCGCGGGTCTACACGCAATGCATCTGCATACCGGCAGCTGCGGCGATATTGGACCGCATTGGCATCCGATGGGAGTTCCAGCGGGTACACCGGGTATACCCGTTGTTCAAGCGACACTCGATACACCTCCCATCGGTATAGGCGAAATCGGAAACATCTCGGTCAGCGAAGATGGCACCGGAACACTTGAATTTACAACACCGTTTTGGTCCCTGGGTGGAGATCCGAACACCGACATCCTCGGTAAACTGCTGCTGATT encodes:
- a CDS encoding superoxide dismutase family protein; amino-acid sequence: MNPRKETISVSMNIKSHTYAALITLTIAICLATGCEKIPTQVITAEPADKIAVATLTHTDGSGITGTATFTEVDAGIHVVIEVQNATAGLHAMHLHTGSCGDIGPHWHPMGVPAGTPGIPVVQATLDTPPIGIGEIGNISVSEDGTGTLEFTTPFWSLGGDPNTDILGKLLLIHETGDTFLTNPHHAHTMSMQMDMNMDTQTVEPHEHLPGTPPHSHANTSAIVPPIQPGGGARIGCGRIVLME